A stretch of the Flavobacterium sp. 5 genome encodes the following:
- a CDS encoding aldo/keto reductase, whose protein sequence is MKKTITIGAGTNNPITINRFGYGTMRLPGDFVWGKPKNREEALEILRTAANKGINFLDTADFYGDDITNRLIKEALYPYNDETLICTKVGAARTPDKAWVVFNTPENLRTSIERNLKTLKLEQLPLVHFRVMPNTATPFKESLQAMFDMQKEGKILHIGLSNVSPEELKIGLTMGSIVSVENAFGYGQRTSFESHGQQTRGLQEVMPLCIANNIMMVPFWSLQNSLPKNDDKIAVIAKKYKVSTAQINIAWLLHFNDLILPIPGTSQLKHFEENIAACDILLTEEDMAFLG, encoded by the coding sequence ATGAAAAAGACAATAACAATCGGGGCAGGAACTAACAATCCAATTACTATTAACAGATTTGGTTATGGTACGATGCGGTTACCAGGAGACTTTGTTTGGGGAAAACCAAAAAACAGAGAAGAAGCTTTAGAAATATTAAGAACTGCTGCTAACAAAGGCATTAACTTTTTAGATACTGCCGATTTTTACGGTGATGATATTACAAACAGGTTAATCAAAGAAGCACTATATCCGTACAACGATGAAACATTAATTTGTACTAAAGTAGGAGCTGCAAGGACTCCAGATAAAGCTTGGGTAGTATTTAATACTCCAGAAAATTTAAGAACAAGCATTGAAAGAAACTTGAAAACCTTGAAGTTAGAACAGCTTCCATTGGTTCACTTTAGAGTAATGCCAAATACAGCAACACCATTTAAAGAATCTTTACAAGCTATGTTTGATATGCAGAAAGAAGGCAAAATTCTTCATATTGGTTTAAGCAATGTGAGCCCTGAAGAATTAAAAATAGGATTAACTATGGGAAGTATTGTTAGTGTGGAAAATGCTTTCGGTTATGGGCAAAGAACAAGTTTCGAGTCGCACGGCCAGCAAACTCGTGGATTGCAAGAAGTAATGCCTTTGTGTATTGCTAACAATATTATGATGGTTCCGTTTTGGTCTTTGCAAAATTCGTTACCAAAGAATGATGATAAAATTGCTGTAATTGCCAAAAAATACAAGGTAAGCACTGCTCAAATAAATATTGCTTGGTTGTTGCATTTTAACGATTTGATTTTGCCTATTCCAGGTACCTCACAATTGAAACATTTTGAAGAAAACATTGCGGCATGTGATATTCTTTTAACAGAAGAAGATATGGCTTTTTTAGGGTAA